A window from Drosophila nasuta strain 15112-1781.00 chromosome 3, ASM2355853v1, whole genome shotgun sequence encodes these proteins:
- the LOC132794091 gene encoding calcium-transporting ATPase sarcoplasmic/endoplasmic reticulum type isoform X2, which translates to MEDGHAKTVEQTLNFFGTDGERGLSVDQIKANQKKYGPNELPTEEGKSIWQLVLEQFDDLLVKILLLAAIISFVLALFEEHEDTFTAFVEPLVILLILIANAVVGVWQERNAESAIEALKEYEPEMGKVVRQDKSGIQKIRAKEIVPGDLVEVSVGDKIPADIRITHIYSTTLRIDQSILTGESVSVIKHTDAIPDPRAVNQDKKNILFSGTNVAAGKARGVVIGTGLSTAIGKIRTEMSETEEIKTPLQQKLDEFGEQLSKVISIICVAVWAINIGHFNDPAHGGSWIKGAIYYFKIAVALAVAAIPEGLPAVITTCLALGTRRMAKKNAIVRSLPSVETLGCTSVICSDKTGTLTTNQMSVSRMFIFDKVEGNDSSFVEFELTGSTYEPIGELFLSGQRVKASDYDTLQELSTICIMCNDSAIDYNEFKQAFEKVGEATETALIVLAEKLNSFNVNKSGLDRRSAAIACRGEIETKWKKEFTLEFSRDRKSMSSYCTPLKASRLGTGPKLFVKGAPEGVLERCTHARVGTSKVPLTSALKSKILNLTGQYGTGRDTLRCLALAVADSPMRPDEMDLGDSTKFFQYEVNLTFVGVVGMLDPPRKEVFDSIVRCRAAGIRVIVITGDNKATAEAICRRIGVFTEDEDTNGKSYSGREFDDLSPAEQKAAVARSRLFSRVEPQHKSKIVEFLQGMNEISAMTGDGVNDAPALKKAEIGIAMGSGTAVAKSAAEMVLADDNFSSIVSAVEEGRAIYNNMKQFIRYLISSNIGEVVSIFLTAALGLPEALIPVQLLWVNLVTDGLPATALGFNPPDLDIMEKPPRKADEGLISGWLFFRYMAIGFYVGAATVGAAAWWFLFSDEGPKLTYWQLTHHLACLGGGDEFKGVDCKIFSDPHAMTMALSVLVTIEMLNAMNSLSENQSLITMPPWCNLWLIGSMALSFTLHFVILYVEVLSTVFQVTPLSAEEWITVMKFSIPVVLLDETLKFVARKIADVPDVVVDKW; encoded by the exons atggaGGACGGTCACGCGAAAACCGTCGAACAAACTCTGAACTTCTTCGGCACAGACGGCGAACGTGGTCTATCTGTCGATCAGATCAAGGCTAACCAGAAAAAATATGGACCCAATG AGTTGCCAACTGAGGAAG GAAAAAGCATCTGGCAGCTGGTTTTAGAGCAGTTCGATGATCTTCTCGTGAAGATTTTGCTGTTGGCAGCCatcatttcattt GTATTAGCGCTATTTGAGGAACATGAAGACACTTTCACTGCATTTGTAGAGCCCTTAGTCATTTTACTTATTCTTATTGCAAATGCTGTCGTTGGTGTTTGGCAGGAACGCAATGCCGAATCCGCTATTGAGGCACTCAAAGAATACGAGCCCGAGATGGGCAAAGTGGTTCGCCAAGACAAGTCCGGTATCCAAAAGATCCGTGCGAAAGAAATTGTGCCGGGTGATTTGGTTGAGGTGTCTGTCGGTGATAAAATTCCCGCCGACATTCGTATCACTCACATCTATTCAACCACCCTGAGAATCGATCAGTCTATTCTGACTGGTGAATCCGTGTCGGTTATCAAGCACACAGATGCCATTCCCGATCCCCGTGCTGTTAATCAGGACAAGAAGAACATTCTATTCTCTGGCACCAATGTGGCCGCTGGTAAGGCTCGTGGTGTTGTTATCGGCACCGGCCTGAGCACTGCCATTGGCAAGATTCGCACAGAAATGTCCGAGACCGAGGAGATTAAGACTCCACTGCAACAGAAGCTGGATGAGTTCGGTGAGCAGTTGTCCAAGGTTATCTCCATCATTTGCGTTGCTGTCTGGGCCATCAACATTGGACACTTCAACGATCCTGCTCACGGTGGCTCATGGATCAAGGGTGCCATCTACTATTTCAAGATTGCTGTCGCCTTGGCTGTCGCTGCCATTCCTGAGGGTCTGCCAGCTGTTATCACCACCTGTTTGGCTTTGGGTACTCGCCGCATGGCCAAGAAGAACGCCATCGTGCGTTCCCTGCCCTCTGTGGAGACTCTTGGTTGCACCTCCGTCATCTGCTCTGATAAGACCGGCACACTCACCACCAATCAAATGTCCGTTTCGCGTATGTTCATCTTCGACAAGGTTGAAGGCAATGACAGCAGCTTTGTTGAGTTCGAACTGACCGGCTCCACCTACGAACCCATTGGCGAGCTCTTCTTGAGCGGCCAGCGCGTGAAGGCTAGCGATTACGACACATTGCAGGAACTCTCCACCATTTGCATCATGTGCAACGATTCGGCTATTGATTACAACGAATTCAAGCAGGCTTTCGAAAAGGTCGGTGAAGCCACCGAAACTGCTCTGATTGTCTTGGCTGAGAAACTGAACTCATTCAATGTGAACAAATCTGGTTTGGATCGTCGTTCCGCCGCCATTGCCTGCCGTGGTGAGATTGAGACCAAGTGGAAGAAGGAATTCACTCTTGAATTCTCGCGTGATCGTAAATCCATGTCCTCATACTGCACACCATTGAAGGCTTCTCGTCTGGGTACTGGACCTAAACTGTTTGTGAAGGGTGCCCCAGAAGGTGTCTTGGAACGTTGCACACACGCTCGCGTTGGCACCAGCAAGGTTCCTCTGACCTCGGCCCTCAAGAGCAAGATCCTGAACTTGACTGGTCAATATGGTACTGGTCGCGATACATTGCGTTGCTTGGCTCTCGCTGTTGCCGACAGTCCTATGCGTCCCGATGAAATGGACTTGGGTGATTCCACCAAATTCTTCCAGTATGAGGTGAACCTAACCTTTGTTGGTGTCGTTGGCATGTTGGATCCTCCACGTAAAGAAGTTTTCGATTCAATTGTTCGCTGCCGTGCTGCTGGTATTCGTGTCATTGTTATCACTGGTGATAACAAGGCTACCGCTGAAGCTATCTGCCGTCGCATTGGCGTCTTCACCGAGGATGAGGACACCAACGGCAAATCGTATTCCGGACGTGAATTCGATGATCTGTCGCCAGCTGAACAGAAAGCTGCCGTTGCCCGTTCCCGCCTGTTCTCGCGTGTGGAGCCTCAGCACAAATCCAAGATTGTTGAATTCTTGCAGGGCATGAATGAAATCTCTGCCATGACTGGTGATGGTGTCAATGATGCTCCCGCTTTGAAGAAGGCTGAAATTGGTATTGCCATGGGTTCTGGTACCGCTGTTGCCAAGTCTGCCGCTGAAATGGTTTTGGCTGATGATAACTTCTCTTCGATTGTGTCTGCCGTTGAGGAAGGTCGCGCTATTTATAACAACATGAAGCAGTTCATCCGTTACCTTATTTCTTCCAACATTGGTGAGGTCGTTTCTATCTTTTTGACTGCTGCTCTGGGTCTGCCCGAAGCTTTGATCCCCGTCCAGCTGTTGTGGGTCAACTTG GTCACTGATGGTCTTCCAGCTACTGCTCTGGGCTTCAACCCTCCCGATCTGGATATCATGGAGAAACCACCCAGGAAGGCCGACGAAGGTTTGATCTCCGGCTGGCTGTTCTTCCG TTACATGGCTATTGGCTTCTATGTCGGTGCTGCCACCGTTGGTGCCGCCGCCTGGTGGTTCCTGTTCTCCGATGAAGGACCAAAACTCACATACTGGCAACTCACTCACCACTTGGCCTGCTTGGGCGGTGGCGACGAATTCAAGGGTGTCGACTGCAAGATCTTCAGCGATCCACATGCCATGACCATGGCCTTGTCTGTGCTCGTGACCATTGAAATGTTGAACGCCATGAACAG TTTATCCGAGAATCAATCCTTGATTACAATGCCACCATGGTGCAACTTGTGGTTGATTGGTTCAATGGCTCTGTCCTTCACTCTTCACTTTGTTATACTTTATGTTGAAGTACTTTCT ACCGTCTTCCAAGTGACACCGTTGTCTGCCGAGGAATGGATAACTGTGATGAAATTCTCAATTCCTGTAGTTTTATTAGATGAAACATTGAAATTTGTTGCTAGAAAAATCGCAGATG TTCCTGATGTCGTCGTCGATAAATGGTAA
- the LOC132794091 gene encoding calcium-transporting ATPase sarcoplasmic/endoplasmic reticulum type isoform X3, with amino-acid sequence MEDGHAKTVEQTLNFFGTDGERGLSVDQIKANQKKYGPNELPTEEGKSIWQLVLEQFDDLLVKILLLAAIISFVLALFEEHEDTFTAFVEPLVILLILIANAVVGVWQERNAESAIEALKEYEPEMGKVVRQDKSGIQKIRAKEIVPGDLVEVSVGDKIPADIRITHIYSTTLRIDQSILTGESVSVIKHTDAIPDPRAVNQDKKNILFSGTNVAAGKARGVVIGTGLSTAIGKIRTEMSETEEIKTPLQQKLDEFGEQLSKVISIICVAVWAINIGHFNDPAHGGSWIKGAIYYFKIAVALAVAAIPEGLPAVITTCLALGTRRMAKKNAIVRSLPSVETLGCTSVICSDKTGTLTTNQMSVSRMFIFDKVEGNDSSFVEFELTGSTYEPIGELFLSGQRVKASDYDTLQELSTICIMCNDSAIDYNEFKQAFEKVGEATETALIVLAEKLNSFNVNKSGLDRRSAAIACRGEIETKWKKEFTLEFSRDRKSMSSYCTPLKASRLGTGPKLFVKGAPEGVLERCTHARVGTSKVPLTSALKSKILNLTGQYGTGRDTLRCLALAVADSPMRPDEMDLGDSTKFFQYEVNLTFVGVVGMLDPPRKEVFDSIVRCRAAGIRVIVITGDNKATAEAICRRIGVFTEDEDTNGKSYSGREFDDLSPAEQKAAVARSRLFSRVEPQHKSKIVEFLQGMNEISAMTGDGVNDAPALKKAEIGIAMGSGTAVAKSAAEMVLADDNFSSIVSAVEEGRAIYNNMKQFIRYLISSNIGEVVSIFLTAALGLPEALIPVQLLWVNLVTDGLPATALGFNPPDLDIMEKPPRKADEGLISGWLFFRYMAIGFYVGAATVGAAAWWFLFSDEGPKLTYWQLTHHLACLGGGDEFKGVDCKIFSDPHAMTMALSVLVTIEMLNAMNSLSENQSLITMPPWCNLWLIGSMALSFTLHFVILYVEVLSTVFQVTPLSAEEWITVMKFSIPVVLLDETLKFVARKIADVNPRFH; translated from the exons atggaGGACGGTCACGCGAAAACCGTCGAACAAACTCTGAACTTCTTCGGCACAGACGGCGAACGTGGTCTATCTGTCGATCAGATCAAGGCTAACCAGAAAAAATATGGACCCAATG AGTTGCCAACTGAGGAAG GAAAAAGCATCTGGCAGCTGGTTTTAGAGCAGTTCGATGATCTTCTCGTGAAGATTTTGCTGTTGGCAGCCatcatttcattt GTATTAGCGCTATTTGAGGAACATGAAGACACTTTCACTGCATTTGTAGAGCCCTTAGTCATTTTACTTATTCTTATTGCAAATGCTGTCGTTGGTGTTTGGCAGGAACGCAATGCCGAATCCGCTATTGAGGCACTCAAAGAATACGAGCCCGAGATGGGCAAAGTGGTTCGCCAAGACAAGTCCGGTATCCAAAAGATCCGTGCGAAAGAAATTGTGCCGGGTGATTTGGTTGAGGTGTCTGTCGGTGATAAAATTCCCGCCGACATTCGTATCACTCACATCTATTCAACCACCCTGAGAATCGATCAGTCTATTCTGACTGGTGAATCCGTGTCGGTTATCAAGCACACAGATGCCATTCCCGATCCCCGTGCTGTTAATCAGGACAAGAAGAACATTCTATTCTCTGGCACCAATGTGGCCGCTGGTAAGGCTCGTGGTGTTGTTATCGGCACCGGCCTGAGCACTGCCATTGGCAAGATTCGCACAGAAATGTCCGAGACCGAGGAGATTAAGACTCCACTGCAACAGAAGCTGGATGAGTTCGGTGAGCAGTTGTCCAAGGTTATCTCCATCATTTGCGTTGCTGTCTGGGCCATCAACATTGGACACTTCAACGATCCTGCTCACGGTGGCTCATGGATCAAGGGTGCCATCTACTATTTCAAGATTGCTGTCGCCTTGGCTGTCGCTGCCATTCCTGAGGGTCTGCCAGCTGTTATCACCACCTGTTTGGCTTTGGGTACTCGCCGCATGGCCAAGAAGAACGCCATCGTGCGTTCCCTGCCCTCTGTGGAGACTCTTGGTTGCACCTCCGTCATCTGCTCTGATAAGACCGGCACACTCACCACCAATCAAATGTCCGTTTCGCGTATGTTCATCTTCGACAAGGTTGAAGGCAATGACAGCAGCTTTGTTGAGTTCGAACTGACCGGCTCCACCTACGAACCCATTGGCGAGCTCTTCTTGAGCGGCCAGCGCGTGAAGGCTAGCGATTACGACACATTGCAGGAACTCTCCACCATTTGCATCATGTGCAACGATTCGGCTATTGATTACAACGAATTCAAGCAGGCTTTCGAAAAGGTCGGTGAAGCCACCGAAACTGCTCTGATTGTCTTGGCTGAGAAACTGAACTCATTCAATGTGAACAAATCTGGTTTGGATCGTCGTTCCGCCGCCATTGCCTGCCGTGGTGAGATTGAGACCAAGTGGAAGAAGGAATTCACTCTTGAATTCTCGCGTGATCGTAAATCCATGTCCTCATACTGCACACCATTGAAGGCTTCTCGTCTGGGTACTGGACCTAAACTGTTTGTGAAGGGTGCCCCAGAAGGTGTCTTGGAACGTTGCACACACGCTCGCGTTGGCACCAGCAAGGTTCCTCTGACCTCGGCCCTCAAGAGCAAGATCCTGAACTTGACTGGTCAATATGGTACTGGTCGCGATACATTGCGTTGCTTGGCTCTCGCTGTTGCCGACAGTCCTATGCGTCCCGATGAAATGGACTTGGGTGATTCCACCAAATTCTTCCAGTATGAGGTGAACCTAACCTTTGTTGGTGTCGTTGGCATGTTGGATCCTCCACGTAAAGAAGTTTTCGATTCAATTGTTCGCTGCCGTGCTGCTGGTATTCGTGTCATTGTTATCACTGGTGATAACAAGGCTACCGCTGAAGCTATCTGCCGTCGCATTGGCGTCTTCACCGAGGATGAGGACACCAACGGCAAATCGTATTCCGGACGTGAATTCGATGATCTGTCGCCAGCTGAACAGAAAGCTGCCGTTGCCCGTTCCCGCCTGTTCTCGCGTGTGGAGCCTCAGCACAAATCCAAGATTGTTGAATTCTTGCAGGGCATGAATGAAATCTCTGCCATGACTGGTGATGGTGTCAATGATGCTCCCGCTTTGAAGAAGGCTGAAATTGGTATTGCCATGGGTTCTGGTACCGCTGTTGCCAAGTCTGCCGCTGAAATGGTTTTGGCTGATGATAACTTCTCTTCGATTGTGTCTGCCGTTGAGGAAGGTCGCGCTATTTATAACAACATGAAGCAGTTCATCCGTTACCTTATTTCTTCCAACATTGGTGAGGTCGTTTCTATCTTTTTGACTGCTGCTCTGGGTCTGCCCGAAGCTTTGATCCCCGTCCAGCTGTTGTGGGTCAACTTG GTCACTGATGGTCTTCCAGCTACTGCTCTGGGCTTCAACCCTCCCGATCTGGATATCATGGAGAAACCACCCAGGAAGGCCGACGAAGGTTTGATCTCCGGCTGGCTGTTCTTCCG TTACATGGCTATTGGCTTCTATGTCGGTGCTGCCACCGTTGGTGCCGCCGCCTGGTGGTTCCTGTTCTCCGATGAAGGACCAAAACTCACATACTGGCAACTCACTCACCACTTGGCCTGCTTGGGCGGTGGCGACGAATTCAAGGGTGTCGACTGCAAGATCTTCAGCGATCCACATGCCATGACCATGGCCTTGTCTGTGCTCGTGACCATTGAAATGTTGAACGCCATGAACAG TTTATCCGAGAATCAATCCTTGATTACAATGCCACCATGGTGCAACTTGTGGTTGATTGGTTCAATGGCTCTGTCCTTCACTCTTCACTTTGTTATACTTTATGTTGAAGTACTTTCT ACCGTCTTCCAAGTGACACCGTTGTCTGCCGAGGAATGGATAACTGTGATGAAATTCTCAATTCCTGTAGTTTTATTAGATGAAACATTGAAATTTGTTGCTAGAAAAATCGCAGATG tAAATCCCCGATTTCATTAA
- the LOC132794091 gene encoding calcium-transporting ATPase sarcoplasmic/endoplasmic reticulum type isoform X1 codes for MEDGHAKTVEQTLNFFGTDGERGLSVDQIKANQKKYGPNELPTEEGKSIWQLVLEQFDDLLVKILLLAAIISFVLALFEEHEDTFTAFVEPLVILLILIANAVVGVWQERNAESAIEALKEYEPEMGKVVRQDKSGIQKIRAKEIVPGDLVEVSVGDKIPADIRITHIYSTTLRIDQSILTGESVSVIKHTDAIPDPRAVNQDKKNILFSGTNVAAGKARGVVIGTGLSTAIGKIRTEMSETEEIKTPLQQKLDEFGEQLSKVISIICVAVWAINIGHFNDPAHGGSWIKGAIYYFKIAVALAVAAIPEGLPAVITTCLALGTRRMAKKNAIVRSLPSVETLGCTSVICSDKTGTLTTNQMSVSRMFIFDKVEGNDSSFVEFELTGSTYEPIGELFLSGQRVKASDYDTLQELSTICIMCNDSAIDYNEFKQAFEKVGEATETALIVLAEKLNSFNVNKSGLDRRSAAIACRGEIETKWKKEFTLEFSRDRKSMSSYCTPLKASRLGTGPKLFVKGAPEGVLERCTHARVGTSKVPLTSALKSKILNLTGQYGTGRDTLRCLALAVADSPMRPDEMDLGDSTKFFQYEVNLTFVGVVGMLDPPRKEVFDSIVRCRAAGIRVIVITGDNKATAEAICRRIGVFTEDEDTNGKSYSGREFDDLSPAEQKAAVARSRLFSRVEPQHKSKIVEFLQGMNEISAMTGDGVNDAPALKKAEIGIAMGSGTAVAKSAAEMVLADDNFSSIVSAVEEGRAIYNNMKQFIRYLISSNIGEVVSIFLTAALGLPEALIPVQLLWVNLVTDGLPATALGFNPPDLDIMEKPPRKADEGLISGWLFFRYMAIGFYVGAATVGAAAWWFLFSDEGPKLTYWQLTHHLACLGGGDEFKGVDCKIFSDPHAMTMALSVLVTIEMLNAMNSLSENQSLITMPPWCNLWLIGSMALSFTLHFVILYVEVLSTVFQVTPLSAEEWITVMKFSIPVVLLDETLKFVARKIADGESPIYKMHGIVLMWAVFFGLLYAMML; via the exons atggaGGACGGTCACGCGAAAACCGTCGAACAAACTCTGAACTTCTTCGGCACAGACGGCGAACGTGGTCTATCTGTCGATCAGATCAAGGCTAACCAGAAAAAATATGGACCCAATG AGTTGCCAACTGAGGAAG GAAAAAGCATCTGGCAGCTGGTTTTAGAGCAGTTCGATGATCTTCTCGTGAAGATTTTGCTGTTGGCAGCCatcatttcattt GTATTAGCGCTATTTGAGGAACATGAAGACACTTTCACTGCATTTGTAGAGCCCTTAGTCATTTTACTTATTCTTATTGCAAATGCTGTCGTTGGTGTTTGGCAGGAACGCAATGCCGAATCCGCTATTGAGGCACTCAAAGAATACGAGCCCGAGATGGGCAAAGTGGTTCGCCAAGACAAGTCCGGTATCCAAAAGATCCGTGCGAAAGAAATTGTGCCGGGTGATTTGGTTGAGGTGTCTGTCGGTGATAAAATTCCCGCCGACATTCGTATCACTCACATCTATTCAACCACCCTGAGAATCGATCAGTCTATTCTGACTGGTGAATCCGTGTCGGTTATCAAGCACACAGATGCCATTCCCGATCCCCGTGCTGTTAATCAGGACAAGAAGAACATTCTATTCTCTGGCACCAATGTGGCCGCTGGTAAGGCTCGTGGTGTTGTTATCGGCACCGGCCTGAGCACTGCCATTGGCAAGATTCGCACAGAAATGTCCGAGACCGAGGAGATTAAGACTCCACTGCAACAGAAGCTGGATGAGTTCGGTGAGCAGTTGTCCAAGGTTATCTCCATCATTTGCGTTGCTGTCTGGGCCATCAACATTGGACACTTCAACGATCCTGCTCACGGTGGCTCATGGATCAAGGGTGCCATCTACTATTTCAAGATTGCTGTCGCCTTGGCTGTCGCTGCCATTCCTGAGGGTCTGCCAGCTGTTATCACCACCTGTTTGGCTTTGGGTACTCGCCGCATGGCCAAGAAGAACGCCATCGTGCGTTCCCTGCCCTCTGTGGAGACTCTTGGTTGCACCTCCGTCATCTGCTCTGATAAGACCGGCACACTCACCACCAATCAAATGTCCGTTTCGCGTATGTTCATCTTCGACAAGGTTGAAGGCAATGACAGCAGCTTTGTTGAGTTCGAACTGACCGGCTCCACCTACGAACCCATTGGCGAGCTCTTCTTGAGCGGCCAGCGCGTGAAGGCTAGCGATTACGACACATTGCAGGAACTCTCCACCATTTGCATCATGTGCAACGATTCGGCTATTGATTACAACGAATTCAAGCAGGCTTTCGAAAAGGTCGGTGAAGCCACCGAAACTGCTCTGATTGTCTTGGCTGAGAAACTGAACTCATTCAATGTGAACAAATCTGGTTTGGATCGTCGTTCCGCCGCCATTGCCTGCCGTGGTGAGATTGAGACCAAGTGGAAGAAGGAATTCACTCTTGAATTCTCGCGTGATCGTAAATCCATGTCCTCATACTGCACACCATTGAAGGCTTCTCGTCTGGGTACTGGACCTAAACTGTTTGTGAAGGGTGCCCCAGAAGGTGTCTTGGAACGTTGCACACACGCTCGCGTTGGCACCAGCAAGGTTCCTCTGACCTCGGCCCTCAAGAGCAAGATCCTGAACTTGACTGGTCAATATGGTACTGGTCGCGATACATTGCGTTGCTTGGCTCTCGCTGTTGCCGACAGTCCTATGCGTCCCGATGAAATGGACTTGGGTGATTCCACCAAATTCTTCCAGTATGAGGTGAACCTAACCTTTGTTGGTGTCGTTGGCATGTTGGATCCTCCACGTAAAGAAGTTTTCGATTCAATTGTTCGCTGCCGTGCTGCTGGTATTCGTGTCATTGTTATCACTGGTGATAACAAGGCTACCGCTGAAGCTATCTGCCGTCGCATTGGCGTCTTCACCGAGGATGAGGACACCAACGGCAAATCGTATTCCGGACGTGAATTCGATGATCTGTCGCCAGCTGAACAGAAAGCTGCCGTTGCCCGTTCCCGCCTGTTCTCGCGTGTGGAGCCTCAGCACAAATCCAAGATTGTTGAATTCTTGCAGGGCATGAATGAAATCTCTGCCATGACTGGTGATGGTGTCAATGATGCTCCCGCTTTGAAGAAGGCTGAAATTGGTATTGCCATGGGTTCTGGTACCGCTGTTGCCAAGTCTGCCGCTGAAATGGTTTTGGCTGATGATAACTTCTCTTCGATTGTGTCTGCCGTTGAGGAAGGTCGCGCTATTTATAACAACATGAAGCAGTTCATCCGTTACCTTATTTCTTCCAACATTGGTGAGGTCGTTTCTATCTTTTTGACTGCTGCTCTGGGTCTGCCCGAAGCTTTGATCCCCGTCCAGCTGTTGTGGGTCAACTTG GTCACTGATGGTCTTCCAGCTACTGCTCTGGGCTTCAACCCTCCCGATCTGGATATCATGGAGAAACCACCCAGGAAGGCCGACGAAGGTTTGATCTCCGGCTGGCTGTTCTTCCG TTACATGGCTATTGGCTTCTATGTCGGTGCTGCCACCGTTGGTGCCGCCGCCTGGTGGTTCCTGTTCTCCGATGAAGGACCAAAACTCACATACTGGCAACTCACTCACCACTTGGCCTGCTTGGGCGGTGGCGACGAATTCAAGGGTGTCGACTGCAAGATCTTCAGCGATCCACATGCCATGACCATGGCCTTGTCTGTGCTCGTGACCATTGAAATGTTGAACGCCATGAACAG TTTATCCGAGAATCAATCCTTGATTACAATGCCACCATGGTGCAACTTGTGGTTGATTGGTTCAATGGCTCTGTCCTTCACTCTTCACTTTGTTATACTTTATGTTGAAGTACTTTCT ACCGTCTTCCAAGTGACACCGTTGTCTGCCGAGGAATGGATAACTGTGATGAAATTCTCAATTCCTGTAGTTTTATTAGATGAAACATTGAAATTTGTTGCTAGAAAAATCGCAGATGGTGAGAGCCCTATATATAAGATGCATGGGATTGTGTTAATGTGGGCTGTCTTCTTTGGCCTGCTATACGCTATGATGCtttaa
- the LOC132794093 gene encoding probable transaldolase codes for MEEGDRAAKKQKMSALEQLKKITTIVADTGDFEAINIYKPTDATTNPSLILSASTMERYQYLVRNAVDYGKSKAGSLENQVAEAMDYLCVLFGCEILKIVPGRVSTEIDARISFDTEKSVAKALKLIDLYKSFGIDKERILIKLASTWEGIKAAEILEKKHGVHCNLTLLFSFGQAVACAEAGVTLISPFVGRILDWYVANTESKKFEPLQDPGVVSVTNIYNYYKKFGYKTLVMGASFRNIGEIKALAGCDLLTISPSLLKELENDVSAVKPHLSVNNAKLQDIEKISVNESKFRWLLNEDAMANDKLSEGIRKFAVDTVKLENLIKKQFA; via the exons ATGGAAGAAGGTGATCGTGCAGCAAAGAAGCAGAAAATGTCGGCTCTGGAACAACTTAAGAAAATAACTACCATCGTCGCCGATACCGGTGACTTTGAAG ctATCAATATCTATAAGCCTACCGATGCAACAACTAACCCATCGCTTATTTTGTCTGCGTCAACTATGGAACGCTATCAATATCTAGTTCGCAATGCTGTTGATTATGGAAAATCTAAAGCAGG ATCTTTGGAAAATCAAGTAGCTGAAGCCATGGATTATCTCTGCGTCTTGTTTGGCTGTGAGATTTTAAAAATCGTTCCTGGACGCGTTTCCACTGAAATTGATGCTCGCATTTCGTTTGACACTGAGAAAAGTGTGGCCAAGGCATTGAAATTGATAGACTTGTACAAATCCTTTGGCATCGATAAGGAGCGCATTTTGATTAAACTTGCTTCCACTTGGGAGGGTATCAAGGCCGCCGAAATTTTGGAAAAGAAACACGGCGTACATTGCAATCTCACGCTACTGTTCTCATTTGGTCAGGCTGTCGCTTGTGCCGAAGCTGGCGTTACGCTGATCTCGCCATTTGTCGGTCGAATCTTGGATTGGTATGTGGCAAATACAGAATCAAAGAAATTTGAACCCCTTCAGGATCCCGGAGTGGTTTCTGTGACGAACATTTACAATTACTACAAGAAATTCGGTTATAAAACTTTGGTAATGGGTGCATCATTCAGAAATATTGGCGAAATTAAGGCGCTAGCTGGATGCGATTTGCTCACCATCAGCCCATCGTTGCTGAAGGAACTGGAGAACGATGTGAGCGCTGTGAAACCGCATTTGTCGGTAAACAATGCTAAACTACAGGATATTGAGAAGATTTCAGTGAACGAGAGCAAATTCAGATGGCTTCTCAACGAAGATGCCATGGCAAATGATAAGCTATCAGAAGGCATTAGGAAATTCGCTGTGGATACGGTGAAACTAGAAAATCTTATTAAGAAGCAATTTGCTTAA